One part of the Pecten maximus chromosome 1, xPecMax1.1, whole genome shotgun sequence genome encodes these proteins:
- the LOC117334113 gene encoding GTP-binding protein SAR1-like, which yields MFLWDWMQSLVHFFGFNRKAKIMIVGLDNAGKSTLLNLLKTGRLVQFPPTGQARYEEMTIGGLTIQAYDLGGHMIMRRVWLDYFPAVDGIVFIIDSADRERLQESRAELTRILEDPEIPPIPLLILGNKTDKEGAIGKEELITTFDLHRHIYKEETYQETGKDVSPRRESQLFMCSLLKKHGYGEAFRWLAKATNK from the exons atgttccTCTGGGATTGGATGCAGTCACTCGTACACTTTTTCg GGTTCAACAGGAAAGCTAAGATTATGATTGTTGGACTGGACAACGCTGGGAAGTCAACCTTACTAAACTTGCTGAAGACAGGGCGATTGGTACAGTTCCCGCCTACAGGCCAAGCGC GATACGAGGAAATGACTATTGGTGGACTAACTATACAAGCGTATGACCTCGGCGGCCACATGATAA TGAGGAGAGTTTGGCTTGATTACTTCCCTGCTGTAGATGGAATTGTCTTCATCATCGACTCGGCTGACCGGGAGAGACTCCAGGAGAGCAGAGCCGAGCTCACG AGGATTCTTGAAGACCCGGAGATACCTCCGATCCCCCTTCTTATACTCGGCAACAAGACGGACAAAGAGGGAGCTATCGGGAAGGAGGAGCTTATCacgacctttgacctacatcgcCATATATATAAG GAGGAGACATACCAGGAGACAGGGAAGGACGTTTCTCCTCGTCGGGAGTCTCAGTTATTTATGTGTAGTCTCCTAAAGAAACATGGATACGGAGAGGCCTTCCGATGGCTGGCAAAGGCGACGAATAAATAG